In Mytilus trossulus isolate FHL-02 chromosome 6, PNRI_Mtr1.1.1.hap1, whole genome shotgun sequence, a single window of DNA contains:
- the LOC134720798 gene encoding aurora kinase A-like yields the protein MEAKRVLKEVNSNATDQRCATQMIKTPSQMSDLEPQGLSRERKKWSLDDFDIGKPLGKGKFGNVYLAREKSTKYIVALKVLFKSQLQKAGVEHQLRREIEIQAHLRHPNILRLFGYFHDKTRVYLILEYAPRGELYKELKRQNRFSESTCATYMTQLSNALKYCHNKKVIHRDIKPENLLVGLTGDVKIADFGWSVHAPSSRRTTLCGTLDYLPPEMIEGRHHDEKVDLWSLGILCYEFLVGNPPFEAETNTETYRRITKVDLHFPSYCTDGAKDCVRKLLQHDPFKRLSLEGILEHPWIAANAKKHPSTSGSSSTPPAPSKPDKS from the exons atggAAGCCAAAAGAGTGCTAAAAGAAGTAAATAGTAATGCTACAGATCAAAGATGTGCCACACAAATGATTAAGACTCCCAGTCAAATGTCAGACCTTGAACCTCAGGGTTTGTCAAGAGAAAG gaAAAAGTGGTCACTAGATGATTTTGATATTGGTAAACCTCTTGGCAAAGGAAAGTTTGGAAATGTTTATTTAGCAAGAGAAAAATCAACAAAGTATATTGTTGCTTTAAAA GTGCTGTTTAAATCCCAGCTTCAAAAAGCAGGCGTAGAACATCAGTTACGACGAGAAATAGAAATACAAGCTCATTTGag ACATCCCAATATACTGAGATTGTTTGgttattttcatgataaaacACGTGTATATTTGATCTTGGAATATGCACCGAGAGGAGAATTGTACAAAGAATTGAAAAGACAAAACAGATTTTCAGAAAGTACCTGTGCTACA TATATGACTCAGCTGTCAAATGCTTTGAAGTATTGTCACAATAAGAAAGTAATACACAGAGACATAAAACCAGAGAATTTATTGGTTGGACTAACTGGAGATGTTAAAATAGCAGACTTTGGATGGTCTGTACATGCACCATCTTCAAG gAGAACAACACTATGTGGAACATTAGATTACCTACCACCTGAGATGATTGAAGGTAGACATCATGATGAAAAAGTAGATTTGTGGAGTTTAGGCATtctgtgttatgaatttttggTGGGAAATCCTCCATTTGAAGCCGAGACAAATACAGAGACTTACAGACGTATTACTAAAGTGGATTTACATTTCCCTTCATACTGTACAGATGGTGCTAAAGATTGTGTCAGAAAG cttttacAACATGACCCATTCAAAAGACTGTCTCTAGAGGGAATATTAGAACATCCCTGGATTGCTGCCAATGCCAAAAAACATCCATCTACCTCTGGGAGTTCATCAACACCTCCAGCTCCAAGTAAACCTGACAAATCTTGA